A stretch of the Snodgrassella alvi genome encodes the following:
- the lolD gene encoding lipoprotein-releasing ABC transporter ATP-binding protein LolD, whose protein sequence is MNKPEYVIECEHVSKTYDDGHLQVSVLDDLNFKIGSGRSISVVGASGSGKSTLLHLLGGLDTPSSGSIRLMGRDITELSQKAIGQLRNQYLGFVYQFHHLLPEFTSLENVMMPLLIGHMPKAQAEEQARAMLDKVGLKQRLAHRPGELSGGERQRAAIARALVTHPACILADEPTGNLDRKNASNVLDMMLDLQHELGTSLVVVTHDDELAVRFDEVLTVSDGKLIPFAAN, encoded by the coding sequence ATGAATAAGCCGGAATATGTGATTGAATGTGAACATGTCAGTAAAACTTATGATGATGGCCATTTACAGGTATCGGTACTTGATGATTTGAATTTCAAAATCGGGAGTGGCCGAAGTATCAGTGTGGTGGGCGCTTCCGGCAGTGGTAAATCCACTTTACTACATCTTTTGGGTGGCCTGGATACACCCAGCTCAGGCAGCATTCGCCTAATGGGGCGTGATATTACTGAGCTGAGTCAGAAAGCCATTGGTCAGCTGCGAAATCAGTATCTGGGTTTTGTATATCAGTTTCATCATTTGCTGCCAGAGTTTACATCGCTGGAAAACGTGATGATGCCTTTGTTGATTGGTCACATGCCCAAAGCACAGGCGGAAGAACAAGCGAGAGCAATGCTGGATAAAGTGGGTTTGAAACAGCGTTTGGCGCATCGTCCTGGTGAATTATCTGGCGGTGAGCGGCAGCGTGCTGCCATTGCTCGCGCTTTGGTTACTCATCCAGCCTGTATTCTGGCGGATGAACCTACAGGAAATTTGGATCGTAAAAATGCCAGTAATGTGCTCGATATGATGCTCGATTTGCAACATGAGCTAGGCACCAGTCTGGTAGTGGTTACCCATGATGATGAGCTTGCTGTACGTTTTGATGAGGTATTAACGGTATCAGATGGGAAATTAATACCTTTTGCAGCAAACTGA